From Scomber scombrus chromosome 6, fScoSco1.1, whole genome shotgun sequence, the proteins below share one genomic window:
- the LOC133982499 gene encoding mucin-2-like: MKRLVWLSVLSLSIAVINIQAKQVRNHVSSICSTWGREHFKTFDGDVYQFPGMCEYNLASDCHETYQEFSVHMKRKEKDGNLTVSYVVVTISDLSFHLTKSLVKMNDHHVKMPYYNGGVQVEKNAVYIKLQSKVGITVMWNGDDAVMVELDHDYANRTCGLCGDFNGVSVDNEFIRNGRKMSPVEFGNKQKVHRPNDDCEDPYEEEDEPLENVTVSDSCKNFQTTCNEMLHSESWSSCTKLIDPAPYIQACVQDMCGCINSTNDFCVCSTLSEFSRQCSHAGGEPPNWRTPQFCAKQCPFNMVYEESGSPCMNTCTHSDTSSLCEDHKMDGCFCPNGTVLDDISMRGCIAQSECQCKHNKIYNSGEVYQRGSEECTCFHGKWSCESLPTPATCAVEEGSHVTTFDGKTFTFHGDCYYTLAKVESKDDDSPKFNILVQLEPCVNQEFDTCLKSLKILLNNDRNNVFIFTSDGTVKQNMQTVSLPYHSGDINIFRASSFHIFLQTNFGLQIQIQHVPVMQVYVSLEQSYKSKTRGLCGNYNMIMSDDMKTPQEIVEGTAITFSNSWKANSVCEDREERLDDPCSLSVENEEYAKQWCALLISANDTFAQCHSVVDPEMYYKRCTYATCNCEKSEACLCAVFSSYARACASNGVFLTNWRDNVCDKYTKSCPASQTFSYKHQRCQLTCRSLGSKQESCTSDFLPVDGCSCAEGLYLNEKGICVPMAKCQCYHDGAYIKPGKSVNIKDDHCVCTNGVLHCHSWKARSSKCHSPKVFFNCSIAGTGQHCPRTCSNLDNDDCDSTECKSGCRCPFGLVDDGKGSCVKEHECPCQHDGHLYMRGTQISNKCNTCTCKSGKWECTKKECPGTCIIYGSGHYTTFDQRTYGFQGQCSYVAVKNKCGNKTVQDNFGVITENVPCGTTGTTCSKTVRIQLGRMEVKLSKGKYEKEDQGHGSEIPFKIRRVGLYLVIESSAIGLTVLWDKKTTVRIILEPQHIGEVCGLCGNFDGDGQNDFTTQGQLKVSNLLEFANSWKVSSNCPDAITNVDPCGAKPNRHHWAKIMCNIINGDTFKGCHKKVDPRPFYENCVKDSCACDTGGDCECFCSAVGAYAQACNEAGVCVAWRTPEICPVFCDYYNEPGECKWHYYPCHTPCYETCLNPQGNCNNSIPNLEGCYPVCPHDKPIFDEEKQICVKECEITTTPPPTTTPITRPTTTITSTTSTTTSPTTTERPTTTTTTTSTTPTTVPSTTTERPTTTTTSTTPTTITPTTTERPTTTTTSTTSTTIPSTTTEGPTATTTSTTPTTITPTTTERPTTTTTSTTSTTTSPTTTERPSTTTTTTSTTPTTVPSTTTEGPTTTTTSTTPTTLLPTTTERPTTTTTTTYTTPTTVPSTTTEGPTTTTTYTTPTTVIHTTTERPTTTTTSTTPTTITPTTTERPTTTTTTTSTTPTTIPSTTTEGPTTTTTSTTPTTITPSTTERPTTTTTSTTPTTIPSTTTEGPTTTTTSTTPTTVTPTTTERPTTTTTSTTSTITTPTTTERPTTTTTTTYTTPTTVPSTTTEGPTTTTTSTTPTTLLPTTTESPTTTTTSTTPTTLGPTTTEGPTTTTTSTTPTTIYSTTTEGPTTTERPTTTTTTTSTTPTTVPSTTTERPTTTTTSTTPTTITPTTTERPTTTTTTISTTPTTIPSTTTEGPTTTTTSTTPTTITPTTTERPTTTTTSTTSTTIPSTTTEGPTATTTSTTPTTITPTTTERPTTTTTSTTSTTTSPTTTERPSTTTTTTSTTPTTVPSTTTEGPTTTTTYTTPTTVIHTTTERPTTTTTSTTPTTITPTTTERPTTTTTTTSTTPTTIPSTTTEGPTTTTTSTTPTTITPSTTERPTTTTTSTTPTTIPSTTTEGPTTTTTSTTPTTVTPTTTERPTTTTTSTTSTITTPTTTERPTTTTTTTYTTPTTVPSTTTEGPTTTTTSTTPTTFTPTTTERPTATTTSTTITTTTPTTTERPTTTIRSTTPTTIPLTTNERPTTTTTTTSTTPTTLPPTTTEGPTTTTTYTTPTTVIPTTTESPTTTSTTPTTITPTTTERPTTTSTPSTTTSPTTTERPTTTTTTTSTTPTTVPSTTTEGPTTTTTSTTPTTITPTTTERPTTTTTSTTPTTVPSTTTEGPTTTTISTTPTTITPTTTERPTTTTTTTSTTPTTIPSTTTEGPTTTTTSTTPTTITPTTTESPTTTIRSTTPTTIPLTTTERPTTTTTITSTTTTTLPPTTTEGPTTTTTSTTPTTVTPTTTERPTTTTTSTTSTITSPTTTERPITTTTTTSTTPTTVPSTTTEGPTTTTTYTTPTTVIPTTTERPTTTTTSTTPTTITPTTTERPTTTTTTTSTTPTTIPSTTTEGPTTTTTSTTPTTITPSTTERPTTTTTTTSTTPTTIPSTTTERPTTTTTSTTSTITTPTTTERPTTTTTTTYTTPTTVPSTTTEGPTTTTTSTTPTTFTPTTTERPTATTTSTTITTTTPTTTERPTTTIRSTTPTTIPLTTTERPTTTTTTTSTTPTTLPPTTTEGPTTTTTYTTPTTVIPTTTESPTTTSTTPTTITPTTTERPTTTSTPSTTTSPTTTERPTTTTTTTSTTPTTVPSTTTEGPTTTTTSTTPTTITPTTTERPTTTTTTTSTTPTTVPSTTTEGPTTTTISTTPTTITPTTTESPTTIIRSTTPTTIPLTTTERPTTTTTTTSTTTTTLPPTTTDGPTTTTTSTTPTTVTPTTTERPTTTTTSTTSTITSPTTTERPSTTTTTTSTTPTTVPSTTTEGPTTTTTYTTPTTVIPTTTERPTTTTTSTTPTTITPTTTERPTTTTTTTSTTPTTIPSTTTEGPTTTTISTTPTTITPTTTERPTTTTTTTSTTPTTIPSTTTEGPTTTTTSTTPTTITPTTTESPTTTIKSTTPTTIPLTTTERPTTTTSTTSTTTTTLPPTTTEGPTTTTTYTTPTTVIPTTTESPTTTTTSTTPTTITPTTTERPTTTTTTTSTT, translated from the exons ATGAAGAGATTAGTGTGGTTGAGTGTACTTTCTTTGTCTATTGCTGTCATCAATATTCAAGCCAAACAGG TTCGTAACCATGTCAGCAGCATCTGCAGCACATGGGGCAGAGAGCACTTCAAGACATTTGATGGTGACGTTTACCAGTTTCCTGGTATGTGTGAATACAACCTGGCCTCCGATTGCCATGAGACTTACCAGGAGTTCTCGGTGCacatgaagagaaaagagaaagatggaaaCCTTACAGTCAGTTATGTGGTGGTCACCATCAGTGACCTTTCATTCCACCTCACCAAGAGTCTGGTTAAGATGAATGACCATCA TGTCAAAATGCCATACTACAATGGTGGAGtacaagtggaaaaaaatgctgtttacatCAAGCTCCAGTCTAAAGTTGGCATTACTGTCATGTGGAACGGTGATGATGCAGTCATG GTAGAGCTGGATCATGATTATGCTAATCGTACTTGTGGACTTTGTGGAGACTTCAATGGTGTTTCTGTTGACAATGAGTTCATTCGTAATG GCCGCAAAATGAGCCCCGTTGAGTTTGGCAACAAACAGAAAGTCCATCGTCCAAACGATGATTGTGAGGACCCCtatgaagaggaagatgaacCACTAGAGAATGTGACTGTGTCAGATTCTTGCAAGAACTTT CAAACCACCTGTAACGAGATGCTGCATTCAGAGTCCTGGAGCTCCTGCACCAAACTGATTGACCCTGCACCTTACATCCAGGCCTGTGTGCAGGACATGTGTGGCTGCATCAACAGTACAAATGACTTCTGTGTCTGCAGTACACTGTCTGAGTTCTCTCGACAGTGTTCCCATGCTGGAGGAGAGCCTCCCAACTGGAGGACACCTCAGTTCTGTG CTAAACAGTGCCCATTCAACATGGTTTATGAAGAGAGTGGTTCTCCTTGCATGAACACTTGCACACACTCGGACACAAGTTCACTGTGTGAGGACCACAAAATGGACGGCTGCTTCTGTCCTAATG GAACTGTGTTGGATGATATTTCCATGAGAGGATGCATCGCTCAATCTGAATGTCAGTGCAAGCACAACAAAATCTACAACTCTGGTGAGGTCTACCAACGAGGCAGTGAGGAATG TACATGTTTTCATGGTAAATGGAGTTGTGAGAGCCTCCCAACACCTGCAACATGTGCTGTTGAAGAGGGTTCACATGTAACTACGTTTGATGGGAAAACTTTCACCTTCCACGGAGATTGTTATTACACCTTAGCCAAGGTGGAAAGCAAG GATGACGATAGTCCAAAGTTCAACATCCTGGTCCAGTTGGAGCCATGTGTAAACCAAGAGTTTGACACTTGTCTGAAGTCCCTTAAAATCCTGCTGaacaatgacagaaataat GTATTCATTTTCACTTCTGATGGGACAGTAAAGCAGAATATGCAGACCGTCAGTTTGCCGTACCATTCAG GTGACATCAACATATTCCGCGCTTCatcctttcacatttttctccagACCAATTTTGGGTTGCAAATTCAAATCCAACATGTGCCTGTCATGCAAGTGTATGTCAGCCTGGAACAGAGCTACAAATCAAAGACACGTG GTTTATGTGGTAACTACAACATGATCATGTCTGATGACATGAAGACTCCTCAGGAGATTGTGGAGGGAACAGCAATCACTTTTAGTAACTCCTGGAAGGCTAACTCCGTGTGCgaagacagagaagaaagacTTGATGACCCCTGCTCCCTCAGTGTGGAAAATG AGGAGTACGCCAAACAATGGTGCGCTTTGCTAATAAGTGCAAATGATACCTTCGCACAGTGTCATTCAGTGGTGGATCCTGAGATGTACTACAAG CGGTGTACTTATGCAACCTGTAACTGTGAGAAGAGTGAGGCCTGTCTGTGTGCCGTCTTCTCCTCCTACGCACGAGCTTGTGCATCTAACGGAGTGTTCTTGACAAATTGGAGAGACAATGTGTGCG ATAAATACACAAAGAGCTGCCCAGCATCCCAGACCTTTTCTTACAAGCATCAGAGATGCCAGTTGACGTGTAGATCACTGGGCTCAAAGCAGGAGAGCTGCACTTCTGACTTCTTGCCTGTGGATGGCTGCTCCTGCGCTGAGGGTCTCTACCTAAATGAAAAGGGCATCTGTGTCCCCATGGCAAAATGTCAATGCTACCACGATGGCGCCTACATCAAGCCAGGAAAGTCTGTAAACATCAAGGATGACCACTG TGTGTGCACTAATGGAGTGCTTCACTGCCATTCTTGGAAAGCCCGCTCATCAA AGTGTCACTCCCCAAAAGTATTCTTCAACTGCTCCATTGCTGGCACAGGACAGCATTGCCCTCGAACTTGTTCAAATTTGGACAACGATGATTGT GACTCCACAGAGTGTAAATCAGGCTGTCGCTGTCCATTTGGCCTTGTTGATGATGGCAAAGGTTCCTGTGTGAAAGAACATGAATGTCCATGTCAGCATGATGGGCATCTCTATATGCGTGGAACACAAATTTCTAACAAGTGCAACACTTG TACCTGCAAAAGTGGAAAATGGGAGTGCACAAAGAAAGAATGCCCAGGAACCTGCATTATTTATGGAAGTGGTCATTACACTACATTTGATCAGCGAACATATGGGTTTCAAGGACAGTGTTCCTATGTTGCTGTCAAG aaTAAATGTGGCAATAAAACAGTACAGGACAACTTCGGAGTTATCACAGAAAATGTACCATGTGGCACCACAGGCACCACATGCTCCAAAACTGTCCGAATCCAACTTGGG AGAATGGAAGTCAAACTGTCAAAGGGTAAATATGAAAAGGAGGACCAGGGACATGGCAGTGAGATTCCGTTCAAAATAAGGAGGGTTGGCTTGTATCTGGTGATAGAATCATCTGCCATTGGTCTGACAGTGTTATGGGATAAGAAAACTACAGTTCGCATCATCCTGGAACCACAGCACATT GGAGAGGTATGTGGCCTGTGTGGAAATTTTGATGGTGATGGACAGAATGACTTCACCACCCAGGGTCAGCTGAAAGTGAGCAATCTGTTAGAATTTGCTAACAGCTGGAAAGTGTCCAGCAATTGTCCAGATGCAATAACTAATGTGGATCCTTGTGGAGCAAAACCCAACAGACATCACTGGGCAAAAATTATGTGCAACATTATAAATGGTGATACTTTCAAAGGCTGCCACAAAAAG GTAGATCCTCGTCCATTTTATGAAAACTGTGTGAAAGACTCATGTGCCTGTGACACTGGAGGAGACTGTGAATGTTTCTGCTCAGCAGTTGGAGCTTATGCTCAAGCTTGTAATGAGGCTGGTGTCTGTGTTGCATGGAGAACTCCAGAAATTTGTC CTGTCTTTTGTGACTACTACAATGAACCGGGTGAATGCAAGTGGCACTACTATCCTTGTCATACACCTTGTTACGAGACCTGTTTGAATCCACAAGGAAATTGCAACAACTCTATACCCAACCTGGAAG GCTGTTACCCTGTGTGTCCACATGATAAGCCCATATTTGATGAGGAGAAGCAGATatgtgtgaaggagtgtgaaaTAACTACTACACCACCTCCCACCACAACACCAATCACT aggccaaccacaaccatAACATCTACAACATCAACCACCACCAGTCCTACTACAACTGagaggccaaccacaaccacaactacaACCTCTACAACACCAACAACCGTACCTTCTACTACAACTGagaggccaaccacaaccacaacatctacAACACCAACTACCATAACTCCTACTACAACTGAGAGGCCAACCACAACTACAACCTCTACAACATCAACCACCATACCttctactacaactgaagggccaaccgcaaccacaacatctacaacaccaaccaccataactcctactacaactgagaggccaaccacaaccacaacatctacAACATCAACCACCACTAGTCCTACTACAACCGAGAGGCCAAGCACAACCACAACTACAACctctacaacaccaaccaccGTACCttctactacaactgaagggccaaccacaaccacaacatctacaacaccaaccaccCTTCTACCTACTACAACTGAGAGGCCAACCACAACGACAACTACAACCTATACAACACCAACCACTGTACCttctactacaactgaagggccaaccacaaccacaacatatACAACACCAACCACTGTTATTCATACTACAACTGagaggccaaccacaaccacaacatctacaacaccaaccaccataactcctactacaactgagaggccaaccacaaccacaactacaacctctacaacaccaaccaccataccttctactacaactgaagggccaaccacaaccacaacatctacaacaccaaccaccatAACTCCTTCTACAACTGagaggccaaccacaaccacaacatctacaacaccaaccaccataccttctactacaactgaagggccaaccacaaccacaacatctacAACACCAACTACCGTAACTCCTACTACAACTGagaggccaaccacaaccacaacatctacAACATCAACCATCACTACTCCTACTACAACTGAGAGGCCAACCACAACGACAACTACAACCTATACAACACCAACCACCGTACCttctactacaactgaagggccaaccacaaccacaacatctacaacaccaaccaccCTTCTACCTACTACAACTGAAAGCCCAACCACAACTACAAcatctacaacaccaaccactCTAGgtcctactacaactgaaggcCCAACCACAACTACAACCTCTACGACACCAACCACCATATAttctactacaactgaagg TCCTACTACAACTGagaggccaaccacaaccacaactacaACCTCTACAACACCAACAACCGTACCTTCTACTACAACTGagaggccaaccacaaccacaacatctacaacaccaaccaccattactcctactacaactgagcggccaaccacaaccacaaccacaatatctacaacaccaaccaccataccttctactacaactgaagggccaaccacaaccacaacatctacAACACCAACTACCATAACTCCTACTACAACTGAGAGGCCAACCACAACTACAACCTCTACAACATCAACCACCATACCttctactacaactgaagggccaaccgcaaccacaacatctacaacaccaaccaccataactcctactacaactgagaggccaaccacaaccacaacatctacAACATCAACCACCACTAGTCCTACTACAACCGAGAGGCCAAGCACAACCACAACTACAACctctacaacaccaaccactGTACCttctactacaactgaagggccaaccacaaccacaacatatACAACACCAACCACTGTTATTCATACTACAACTGagaggccaaccacaaccacaacatctacaacaccaaccaccataactcctactacaactgagaggccaaccacaaccacaactacaacctctacaacaccaaccaccataccttctactacaactgaagggccaaccacaaccacaacatctacaacaccaaccaccatAACTCCTTCTACAACTGagaggccaaccacaaccacaacatctacaacaccaaccaccataccttctactacaactgaagggccaaccacaaccacaacatctacAACACCAACTACCGTAACTCCTACTACAACTGagaggccaaccacaaccacaacatctacAACATCAACCATCACTACTCCTACTACAACTGAGAGGCCAACCACAACGACAACTACAACCTATACAACACCAACCACCGTACCttctactacaactgaagggccaaccacaaccacaacatctacaacaccaaccaccTTTACTCCTACTACAACTGAGAGGCCAACCGCAACCACAACATCTACAACAATAACCACCACTACTCCTACTACAACTGagaggccaaccacaaccataagatctacaacaccaaccaccatACCTCTTACTACAAATGagaggccaaccacaaccacaactacaacatctacaacaccaaccactctacctcctactacaactgaagggccaaccacaaccacaacatatACAACACCAACCACCGTTATTCCTACTACAACTGAGAGTCCAACCACAAcatctacaacaccaaccaccatAACTCCTACTACAACTGAGAGGCCAACCACAACATCTACACCATCAACCACCACCAGTCCTACTACAACTGagaggccaaccacaaccacaactacaacctctacaacaccaaccaccGTACCttctactacaactgaagggccaaccacaaccacaacatctacaacaccaaccaccattactcctactacaactgagaggccaaccacaactacaacctctacaacaccaaccaccGTACCttctactacaactgaagggccaaccacaaccacaatatctacaacaccaaccaccataactcctactacaactgagaggccaaccacaaccacaactacaacctctacaacaccaaccaccataccttctactacaactgaagggccaacaacaaccacaacatctacaacaccaaccaccatAACTCCTACTACAACTGAGAGTCCAACCACAACCATAAGatctacaacaccaaccaccatACCTCTTACTACTACTGagaggccaaccacaaccacaactatTACATCTACAACAACAACCACTCTACctcctactacaactgaagggccaaccacaaccacaacatctacAACACCAACTACCGTAACTCCTACTACAACTGagaggccaaccacaaccacaacatctacAACATCAACCATCACTAGTCCTACTACAACCGAGAGGCCAATCACAACCACAACTACAACctctacaacaccaaccactGTACCttctactacaactgaagggccaaccacaaccacaacatatACAACACCAACCACTGTTATTCCTACTACAACTGagaggccaaccacaaccacaacatctacaacaccaaccaccataactcctactacaactgagaggccaaccacaaccacaactacaacctctacaacaccaaccaccataccttctactacaactgaagggccaaccacaaccacaacatctacaacaccaaccaccatAACTCCTTCTACAACTGAGAGgccaaccacaacaacaaccacaacatctacaacaccaaccaccatACCTTCTACTACAACTGagaggccaaccacaaccacaacatctacAACATCAACCATCACTACTCCTACTACAACTGAGAGGCCAACCACAACGACAACTACAACCTATACAACACCAACCACTGTACCttctactacaactgaagggccaaccacaaccacaacatctacaacaccaaccaccTTTACTCCTACTACAACTGAGAGGCCAACCGCAACCACAACATCTACAACAATAACCACCACTACTCCTACTACAACTGagaggccaaccacaaccataagatctacaacaccaaccaccatACCTCTTACTACAACTGagaggccaaccacaaccacaactacaacatctacaacaccaaccactctacctcctactacaactgaagggccaaccacaaccacaacatatACAACACCAACCACCGTTATTCCTACTACAACTGAGAGTCCAACCACAAcatctacaacaccaaccaccatAACTCCTACTACAACTGAGAGGCCAACCACAACATCTACACCATCAACCACCACCAGTCCTACTACAACTGagaggccaaccacaaccacaactacaacctctacaacaccaaccaccGTACCttctactacaactgaagggccaaccacaaccacaacatctacaacaccaaccaccattactcctactacaactgagaggccaaccacaaccacaactacaacctctacaacaccaaccaccGTACCttctactacaactgaagggccaaccacaaccacaatatctacaacaccaaccaccatAACTCCTACTACAACTGAGAGTCCAACCACAATCATAAGatctacaacaccaaccaccatACCTCTTACTACTACTGagaggccaaccacaaccacaactacTACATCTACAACAACAACCACTCTACCTCCTACTACAACTGAcgggccaaccacaaccacaacatctacAACACCAACTACCGTAACTCCTACTACAACTGagaggccaaccacaaccacaacatctacAACATCAACCATCACTAGTCCTACTACAACCGAGAGGCCAAGCACAACCACAACTACAACctctacaacaccaaccactGTACCttctactacaactgaagggccaaccacaaccacaacatatACAACACCAACCACTGTTATTCCTACTACAACTGagaggccaaccacaaccacaacatctacaacaccaaccaccataactcctactacaactgagaggccaaccacaaccacaactacaacctctacaacaccaaccaccataccttctactacaactgaagggccaaccacaaccacaatatctacaacaccaaccaccataactcctactacaactgagaggccaaccacaaccacaactacaacctctacaacaccaaccaccataccttctactacaactgaagggccaacaacaaccacaacatctacaacaccaaccaccatAACTCCTACTACAACTGAGAGTCCGACCACAACCATAAAatctacaacaccaaccaccatACCTCTTACTACAACTGagaggccaaccacaaccacaagtACTACATCTACAACAACAACCACTCTACctcctactacaactgaagggccaaccacaaccacaacatatACAACACCAACCACCGTTATTCCTACTACAACTGAGAgtccaaccacaaccacaacatctacaacaccaaccaccataactcctactacaactgagaggccaaccacaaccacaactacaacctctacaaca